GTATGTCAAGCAAAAACAGTATCTATCTGCATTATAAAGGCATTACCGAGCCGGAATAAATCTCATGCTGCTCGCCATTATGGTCAACAACAAGACCGCCATCGGAACGCAAACCGCAGATAACACCGCGTTCAACTCCTTCAGGACCGTCCACAATCTTCACTTCCTCACCGAACCAGACCAGACGGTCGGCCAGCTCGTAAAGAAAATCGTCGGTATTCTTCATGGAGATGATCTGCTCGAAATTTCCCCTGAAATACTTAATCAACTCAACCCATGTTTCCAGCGGCCCCAGCTGCATGGAATCAGTATTGAGCATTCCGGCCGGAACAGCATGGTCAGCCCGCAGCAGCTCCCTCGCCGGGGCATAGGCCAGATTCAAGCCGATGCCGACCATGGTGGCATTCCCGCGTTCTTCAATGAGAATACCCCCGGCCTTCTTGCCATCGATCAGAATATCGTTGGGCCACTTGAGCTGGGTTTCCACTCCCAGATCACGCAGGGCATTACAGGTCAGATAGCCTACGATAAGGGGCAGAATCCGGTTCCAGACCGGACGTTCCTCACCGGGCTTTGCTTCCGGCAGCGCAGGCCACTTGATGGTTCCGTATACATTTCCGGGAGGCGAAATCCATTCGCGGCGCACCTGCCCGCGTCCGGTATTCTGCTCCACAGCCA
This Desulfovibrio sp. JC010 DNA region includes the following protein-coding sequences:
- a CDS encoding biotin--[acetyl-CoA-carboxylase] ligase, translated to MITRITIINGKETSPLPKTTPENLFQAHPLWARDIENFGPWNSEDAEYRTYSTWISGSRTGVPVAVCGSCVSSLDVAWRLNALEDLSEWGSVLAVEQNTGRGQVRREWISPPGNVYGTIKWPALPEAKPGEERPVWNRILPLIVGYLTCNALRDLGVETQLKWPNDILIDGKKAGGILIEERGNATMVGIGLNLAYAPARELLRADHAVPAGMLNTDSMQLGPLETWVELIKYFRGNFEQIISMKNTDDFLYELADRLVWFGEEVKIVDGPEGVERGVICGLRSDGGLVVDHNGEQHEIYSGSVMPL